A region from the Benincasa hispida cultivar B227 chromosome 8, ASM972705v1, whole genome shotgun sequence genome encodes:
- the LOC120084038 gene encoding uncharacterized protein LOC120084038 — translation MDSYESTMVYDAESNMEIRLSEFMDGEGGWRWLTESCELLEIWGLIQTVGPRVRGEDYWVWVSGASGWFSITSAWESLHSRCPRVSWSGLLWSRSGIPRHLFCVWLAVRDRLGMWDWLRSWGVLSKKGVFCIGEVESQDLLFFECGFER, via the coding sequence ATGGATTCATATGAGTCTACAATGGTCTATGATGCAGAGAGTAATATGGAGATACGGTTGTCAGAGTTTATGGATGGTGAGGGTGGTTGGAGGTGGCTTACAGAGTCATGTGAGTTGCTTGAGATCTGGGGTCTTATTCAGACAGTGGGGCCTAGGGTGAGGGgggaggattattgggtttgggtgTCGGGTGCTAGTGGTTGGTTTTCTATCACTAGTGCGTGGGAGAGTTTGCACTCTCGTTGTCCTAGGGTATCTTGGTCAGGTCTTTTGTGGTCTAGGAGTGGTATTCCGCGTCACTTATTTTGTGTGTGGTTAGCTGTAAGGGATAGGTTGGGTATGtgggattggttgaggagttggggtgTGTTGTCAAAGAAGGGTGTCTTCTGTATAGGGGAGGTGGAGTCACAGGATCTTCtattttttgagtgtgggtttGAGAGATAG